From Saccopteryx leptura isolate mSacLep1 chromosome 3, mSacLep1_pri_phased_curated, whole genome shotgun sequence, one genomic window encodes:
- the LOC136398193 gene encoding kallikrein-7-like — MVGPSLPLLLVVLLSLALGSAGQGAQDTGERIINGVPCPRGSQPWQVALFQGSEFECAGVLIHEQWVLTVAHCYRHEYTVQMGSDLLVGGKTQRIRATESFPYPAFRMLKQIHDIMLVKLSSPANLSSTVRKVNLPSHCKPTGANCTISGWGTLTSPTVTNPPELMCSNVSFVSYKDCRKFHKILLKEYIICAAPPDRLSYASKSARLIPVLSPTPNLPSSLSWLSAQSSA, encoded by the exons ATGGTAGGTCCCAGTCTCCCACTCCTCCTGGTTGTACTGCTGTCCCTGGCCCTGGGATCTGCAGGACAAGGAG CCCAGGATACAGGGGAAAGGATTATTAATGGAGTTCCATGTCCAAGAGGCTCCCAACCCTGGCAGGTGGCCCTGTTTCAGGGCAGTGAGTTCGAGTGTGCCGGCGTGCTGATCCACGAGCAGTGGGTGCTCACCGTGGCCCACTGCTATCGACA tgagTACACCGTGCAGATGGGCAGTGACCTTCTGGTTGGTGGGAAAACCCAGAGAATCAGAGCTACAGAGTCATTCCCCTACCCTGCGTTCAGGATGCTAAAACAAATTCATGATATCATGCTGGTGAAGCTTAGCAGCCCAGCCAATCTGTCATCGACTGTGAGGAAGGTCAACCTGCCCTCCCACTGCAAACCCACTGGGGCCAATTGTACCATTTCTGGCTGGGGCA CCCTAACCTCTCCAACAGTGACCAATCCGCCAGAGCTCATGTGCTCGAATGTTTCCTTCGTATCCTACAAGGACTGCAGGAAGTTTCACAAAATCCTATTGAAAGAATACATCATCTGTGCTGCTCCCCCCGACAGACTCTCTTATGCCTCCAAA tctGCACGCCTGATCCCGGTGCtgagccccacccccaaccttcCCAGTTCCCTTTCCTGGCTCTCTGCTCAGTCCTCTGCCTAG
- the LOC136399183 gene encoding kallikrein-7-like translates to MAGPLLLSLPILLLSPALGSAGQGAQDTGERIVNGVPCTRGSNPWQVALFNGIKMDCSGVLIHQQWVLTVAHCHRPEYTVHMGSDLLNGPNAQKIRATESFVYPSFSWEFQSNDIMLVKLSRPAKLSSTVRKVNIPSQCVRPGTTCTVSGWGTITSPEETYPSQLMCTNVTTISTEECLKYFVYVQKYHMVCGGTQDSTSNANQGDSGGPLMCSGSLRGLVSRKPLSLFRRLNPVVFTQICKYRKWIYDTMRENS, encoded by the exons ATGGCAGGTCCACTTCTCCTGTCCCTGCCAATCCTACTGCTGTCCCCAGCCCTGGGATCTGCTGGACAAGGAG CCCAGGATACAGGGGAAAGGATTGTTAATGGAGTTCCATGTACAAGAGGCTCCAATCCCTGGCAGGTGGCCCTGTTCAATGGCATCAAGATGGACTGTTCAGGCGTGCTGATCCACCAGCAGTGGGTGCTCACTGTCGCCCACTGCCACAGACC TGAGTACACTGTGCACATGGGCAGTGATCTGCTGAATGGTCCTAATGCCCAGAAGATCAGGGCTACAGAGTCATTCGTCTACCCTTCTTTCTCCTGGGAGTTCCAGTCTAACGATATCATGCTTGTGAAGCTAAGCCGCCCGGCCAAGCTGTCATCAACTGTAAGGAAAGTCAACATTCCCTCTCAGTGCGTACGCCCGGGGACCACGTGTACTGTTTCCGGCTGGGGCACCATCACCAGCCCTGAAG AGACGTATCCATCCCAGCTTATGTGCACAAATGTCACCACCATCTCCACTGAGGAATGTCTGAAGTATTTTGTGTACGTGCAAAAATATCACATGGTCTGTGGCGGCACCCAGGACAGCACCTCCAATGCCAATCAG GGTGACTCAGGGGGACCACTGATGTGCAGTGGCTCCCTGCGAGGCCTGGTGTCCCGGAAACCTTTGTCTTTATTCCGACGCCTGAACCCAGTTGTCTTCACCCAAATATGCAAATACCGCAAATGGATATATGATACCATGAGAGAAAACTCTTAA
- the LOC136399188 gene encoding kallikrein-7-like produces MAGPSLSPLLVVLLSLALGSARQGGSDTENRIIDGVPCPRGSHPWQVALLKGSQLHCGGVLINQQWVLTAAHCKMSEYNVHLGSDQLSTGRAQRIRATKSFVHPSYSTETHVNDIMLVKLGHPARLSSAVNTINLPTHCDPPGTSCTVSGWGTITSPDVTYPSKLMCTDIKLISFDDCKQVYKDLLAKSMLCAGIPNSKTNACNGDSGGPLVCKGTLQGLVSWGTFPCGQPNDPGVYTQVCKYMDWIKQTMRRHR; encoded by the exons ATGGCAGGTCCCAGTCTCTCACCCCTGCTGGTTGTACTGCTCTCCTTAGCTCTGGGATCTGCTAGACAAGGAG GATCGGATACTGAGAATAGAATTATTGATGGAGTTCCATGTCCAAGAGGCTCCCATCCTTGGCAGGTGGCCCTACTCAAAGGCAGTCAGCTCCACTGTGGGGGCGTGCTAATCAACCAGCAGTGGGTGCTCACTGCCGCCCACTGCAAGATGAG TGAGTACAATGTGCACTTGGGCAGTGACCAGCTGAGCACTGGCAGAGCCCAGAGGATCAGGGCCACAAAGTCGTTCGTCCATCCCAGCTACTCCACAGAGACCCACGTTAACGACATCATGCTGGTGAAGTTAGGCCACCCTGCCAGGTTGTCATCTGCGGTGAACACCATCAACCTGCCCACCCACTGCGATCCGCCTGGCACCTCATGTACCGTTTCTGGCTGGGGCACCATCACCAGCCCTGATG TGACCTATCCATCCAAGCTCATGTGTACGGATATCAAGCTCATCTCCTTCGATGACTGCAAACAAGTTTACAAGGACCTGCTGGCAAAATCCATGCTGTGTGCCGGCATCCCCAACTCGAAGACCAACGCCTGCAAT GGTGACTCAGGGGGACCACTGGTATGCAAAGGCACACTGCAAGGACTTGTGTCGTGGGGAACTTTCCCTTGTGGCCAACCCAATGACCCAGGTGTTTATACCCAAGTCTGCAAGTACATGGACTGGATAAAGCAAACCATGAGAAGGCATCGCTAA